One window of Felis catus isolate Fca126 chromosome D4, F.catus_Fca126_mat1.0, whole genome shotgun sequence genomic DNA carries:
- the PKN3 gene encoding serine/threonine-protein kinase N3 isoform X2 has translation MGGDRSGDRLGSPRVSVWPRSTSCKSGADQQPPEDEKEVIRRAIQKELKIKEGVENLRRVATDRRHLGHVQQLLRASNRRLEQLHGELRALHARILLPGPGLAAPATTGPQPPAEQPRARHLEALQRQLQVELKVKQGAENMTHTYASGTPKERKLLAAAQQMLRDSQLKVALLRMKISSLEASGSPEPGEALRSGAGQGRAGRGLGADRLLPGPELLAEELRHRLRIEAAVAEGAKNVVKLLGTRRTQDRKALAEAQAQLQESSQKLDLLRLALEQLLEGLPPAHPLRGRVARELRTAVSGKPQPSGVLVKPTAVTGTLEVRLLGCEQLLTAVPGRSPAAVLAGSPSQGWLRARAKQQRGGGELASEVLAVLKVDNRVVGQTGWGPVTKQSWDQTFIVPLERARELEIGVHWRDWRQLCGVAFLRLEDFLDNACHQLSLSLVPQGLLFAQVTFCDPVIERRPRLQRQKRIFSKRRGQDFLRASQMNLNMAAWGRLVMNLLPPCSSPSTISPPRACPQTPATPRGAANPASPRCLLSPHSDFPPKKSPLEEEVRPPPKPPRLYLPREPTPEEIPRTKRPHMEPRTRLGPPLPASATRKPPRLQDFRCLAVLGRGHFGKVLLVQFKGTGKYYAIKALKKQEVLSRDEMESLYCEKRILEAVGRTGHPFLLSLLACFQTSSHACFVTEFAPGGDLMMQIHEDVFPEPQARFYLACVVLGLQFLHEKKIIYRDLKLDNLLLDAQGFLKIADFGLCKEGIGFGDRTSTFCGTPEFLAPEVLTQEAYTRAVDWWGLGVLLYEMLVGECPFPGDTEEEVFDCIVNADAPYPRFLSVQGLELIQKLLQKCPEQRLGAGERDAEEIKTQPFFRTTDWQALLARTVQPPFLPTLRGPTDLRYFEGEFTGLPPALTPPDPRSPLTARQQAAFRDFDFVSEGFLGP, from the exons ATGGGAGGGGACAGGAGCGGGGACAGGCTGGGTAGCCCTAGGGTTTCCGTCTGGCCCAGGAGTACTAGCTGTAAG TCTGGGGCCGACCAGCAGCCCCCAGAGGATGAGAAAGAGGTGATCCGCCGGGCCATCCAGAAGGAGCTGAAGATCAAGGAGGGTGTAGAGAACCTTCGGAGGGTGGCCACGGACCGCCGCCACTTGGGCCACGTACAGCAGCTGCTGCGGGCCTCCAACCGCCGCCTGGAGCAGCTGCACGGGGAGCTGAGGGCGCTGCACGCGCGCATCCTGCTGCCCGGGCCCGGCCTGGCCG CACCCGCCACCACGGGACCCCAGCCACCTGCAGAGCAGCCAAGGGCTCGGCACCTGGAGGCTCTACAGAGGCAGCTGCAGGTAGAGTTGAAGGTGAAGCAGGGGGCGGAGAACATGACGCACACATACGCCAGTGGCACGCCCAAG GAGAGGAAGCTCCTGGCAGCTGCCCAGCAGATGCTGCGGGACAGCCAGCTGAAGGTGGCCCTGCTGCGAATGAAGATTAGCAGCCTGGAAGCCAGTGGGTCCCCTGAACCAGGTGAGGCTTTGAGAAGCGGGGCCGGGCAGGGCCGGGCAGGGCGGGGCTTGGGGGCTGACCGCCTCCTCCCAGGTCCTGAGCTGCTGGCAGAGGAGCTAAGGCATCGACTACGCATTGAGGCCGCTGTGGCCGAGGGCGCCAAGAACGTGGTGAAGCTGCTGGGTACCCGGCGGACACAAGACCGGAAGGCGCTGGCTGAG GCTCAGGCCCAGCTCCAGGAGTCCTCCCAGAAACTGGATCTCCTGCGGCTGGCCTTGGAACAGCTGCTGGAGGGATTGCCTCCTGCCCACCCTCTGCGTGGCAGAGTGGCCCGGGAGCTGCGGACTGCTGTGTCTGGGAAGCCCCAGCCTTCAGGGGTGCTCGTGAAGCCCACCGCCGTGACAG GGACGCTGGAGGTCCGTCTCCTGGGCTGTGAGCAGCTGCTGACAGCCGTGCCCGGACGCTCCCCGGCGGCTGTGCTGGCCGGGAGCCCCTCGCAGGGCTGGCTTCGGGCCCGGGCCAAGCAGCAGCGTGGCGGAGGAGAGCTGGCCA GTGAGGTGCTGGCTGTGCTGAAGGTGGACAATCGTGTCGTGGGCCAGACCGGCTGGGGGCCAGTGACCAAGCAGTCCTGGGACCAGACCTTTATTGTCCCCCTGGAGCGG GCCCGGGAGCTGGAGATTGGGGTGCACTGGCGGGACTGGAGGCAGCTGTGTGGCGTGGCCTTCCTGCGGCTGGAGGACTTCCTGGACAACGCTTGTCACCAGCTCTCCCTGAGTCTGGTGCCCCAGGGGCTGCTCTTTGCCCAG GTGACCTTCTGTGACCCTGTCATTGAGAGGAGGCCCCGGCTGCAGAGGCAGAAACGCATTTTCTCTAAACGCAGAG GTCAGGACTTTTTGAGGGCTTCCCAGATGAATCTCAACATGGCAGCCTGGGGGCGCTTGGTCATGAACTTGCTGCCCCCCTGCAGCTCCCCAAGCACGATCAGCCCCCCCAGAGCGTGCCCCCAGACCCCAGCCACGCCCCGGGGAGCTGCCAACCCTGCCTCGCCCAG GTGTCTGCTTTCTCCACATAGTGATTTCCCACCCAAGAAGAGCCCCTTGGAAGAAGAGGTGAGGCCCCCGCCCAAGCCCCCACGTCTCTACCTGCCCCGGGAGCCAACCCCCGAGGAGATACCG CGCACCAAACGGCCCCACATGGAGCCCAGGACTCGACTCGGGCCACCGCTTCCAGCCTCAGCCACCAG GAAACCCCCCCGCCTTCAGGACTTCCGTTGCTTGGCCGTGCTGGGCCGGGGACACTTCGGGAAG GTCCTCCTGGTCCAGTTCAAGGGGACGGGGAAATACTACGCCATCAAAGCGCTGAAGAAGCAGGAGGTGCTGAGCCGGGACGAGATGGAGAG CCTGTACTGCGAGAAACGCATCCTGGAGGCTGTGGGCCGCACAGGGCACCCCTTCCTGCTGTCCCTCCTCGCCTGCTTCCAGACCTCCAGCCACGCCTGCTTCGTGACAGAGTTTGCGCCCGGTGGTGACCTCATGATGCAGATCCACGAGGACGTCttccctgagccccaggcccG GTTCTACCTGGCCTGTGTGGTCCTTGGGTTACAGTTCTTACACGAGAAGAAAATCATTTACAG GGACCTTAAGTTGGACAACCTTCTGCTGGACGCCCAGGGTTTCCTGAAGATCGCGGACTTCGGGCTGTGTAAGGAAG GGATCGGCTTTGGGGACCGGACAAGCACCTTCTGCGGCACCCCGGAGTTCCTCGCCCCGGAAGTGCTGACCCAGGAGGCCTACACACGGGCTGTGGACTGGTGGGGGTTGGGTGTGCTGCTCTATGAGATGCTGGTGGGCGAG TGTCCATTCCCCGGGGACACTGAGGAGGAGGTATTTGACTGCATCGTCAATGCGGACGCCCCGTATCCCCGCTTTCTGTCGGTgcaagggcttgaactcattcaGAAG CTCCTCCAGAAGTGCCCGGAGCAGCGCCTCGGGGCGGGTGAGCGGGATGCTGAGGAGATCAAGACCCAGCCTTTCTTCAGG aCCACCGACTGGCAGGCCCTGCTCGCCCGCACCGTCCAGCCCCCCTTCCTGCCTACCCTCCGTGGCCCTACGGACCTGCGTTACTTCGAGGGCGAGTTTACCGGGCTGCCGCCGGCCCTGACCCCGCCTGACCCCCGTAGCCCCCTGACGGCCCGCCAGCAGGCTGCCTTCCGGGACTTCGACTTTGTGTCAGAGGGATTCCTGGGGCCCTGA
- the PKN3 gene encoding serine/threonine-protein kinase N3 isoform X1 yields the protein MGGDRSGDRLGSPRVSVWPRSTSCKSGADQQPPEDEKEVIRRAIQKELKIKEGVENLRRVATDRRHLGHVQQLLRASNRRLEQLHGELRALHARILLPGPGLAAPATTGPQPPAEQPRARHLEALQRQLQVELKVKQGAENMTHTYASGTPKERKLLAAAQQMLRDSQLKVALLRMKISSLEASGSPEPGEALRSGAGQGRAGRGLGADRLLPGPELLAEELRHRLRIEAAVAEGAKNVVKLLGTRRTQDRKALAEAQAQLQESSQKLDLLRLALEQLLEGLPPAHPLRGRVARELRTAVSGKPQPSGVLVKPTAVTGTLEVRLLGCEQLLTAVPGRSPAAVLAGSPSQGWLRARAKQQRGGGELASEVLAVLKVDNRVVGQTGWGPVTKQSWDQTFIVPLERARELEIGVHWRDWRQLCGVAFLRLEDFLDNACHQLSLSLVPQGLLFAQVTFCDPVIERRPRLQRQKRIFSKRRGQDFLRASQMNLNMAAWGRLVMNLLPPCSSPSTISPPRACPQTPATPRGAANPASPSSSVCLCPARCLLSPHSDFPPKKSPLEEEVRPPPKPPRLYLPREPTPEEIPRTKRPHMEPRTRLGPPLPASATRKPPRLQDFRCLAVLGRGHFGKVLLVQFKGTGKYYAIKALKKQEVLSRDEMESLYCEKRILEAVGRTGHPFLLSLLACFQTSSHACFVTEFAPGGDLMMQIHEDVFPEPQARFYLACVVLGLQFLHEKKIIYRDLKLDNLLLDAQGFLKIADFGLCKEGIGFGDRTSTFCGTPEFLAPEVLTQEAYTRAVDWWGLGVLLYEMLVGECPFPGDTEEEVFDCIVNADAPYPRFLSVQGLELIQKLLQKCPEQRLGAGERDAEEIKTQPFFRTTDWQALLARTVQPPFLPTLRGPTDLRYFEGEFTGLPPALTPPDPRSPLTARQQAAFRDFDFVSEGFLGP from the exons ATGGGAGGGGACAGGAGCGGGGACAGGCTGGGTAGCCCTAGGGTTTCCGTCTGGCCCAGGAGTACTAGCTGTAAG TCTGGGGCCGACCAGCAGCCCCCAGAGGATGAGAAAGAGGTGATCCGCCGGGCCATCCAGAAGGAGCTGAAGATCAAGGAGGGTGTAGAGAACCTTCGGAGGGTGGCCACGGACCGCCGCCACTTGGGCCACGTACAGCAGCTGCTGCGGGCCTCCAACCGCCGCCTGGAGCAGCTGCACGGGGAGCTGAGGGCGCTGCACGCGCGCATCCTGCTGCCCGGGCCCGGCCTGGCCG CACCCGCCACCACGGGACCCCAGCCACCTGCAGAGCAGCCAAGGGCTCGGCACCTGGAGGCTCTACAGAGGCAGCTGCAGGTAGAGTTGAAGGTGAAGCAGGGGGCGGAGAACATGACGCACACATACGCCAGTGGCACGCCCAAG GAGAGGAAGCTCCTGGCAGCTGCCCAGCAGATGCTGCGGGACAGCCAGCTGAAGGTGGCCCTGCTGCGAATGAAGATTAGCAGCCTGGAAGCCAGTGGGTCCCCTGAACCAGGTGAGGCTTTGAGAAGCGGGGCCGGGCAGGGCCGGGCAGGGCGGGGCTTGGGGGCTGACCGCCTCCTCCCAGGTCCTGAGCTGCTGGCAGAGGAGCTAAGGCATCGACTACGCATTGAGGCCGCTGTGGCCGAGGGCGCCAAGAACGTGGTGAAGCTGCTGGGTACCCGGCGGACACAAGACCGGAAGGCGCTGGCTGAG GCTCAGGCCCAGCTCCAGGAGTCCTCCCAGAAACTGGATCTCCTGCGGCTGGCCTTGGAACAGCTGCTGGAGGGATTGCCTCCTGCCCACCCTCTGCGTGGCAGAGTGGCCCGGGAGCTGCGGACTGCTGTGTCTGGGAAGCCCCAGCCTTCAGGGGTGCTCGTGAAGCCCACCGCCGTGACAG GGACGCTGGAGGTCCGTCTCCTGGGCTGTGAGCAGCTGCTGACAGCCGTGCCCGGACGCTCCCCGGCGGCTGTGCTGGCCGGGAGCCCCTCGCAGGGCTGGCTTCGGGCCCGGGCCAAGCAGCAGCGTGGCGGAGGAGAGCTGGCCA GTGAGGTGCTGGCTGTGCTGAAGGTGGACAATCGTGTCGTGGGCCAGACCGGCTGGGGGCCAGTGACCAAGCAGTCCTGGGACCAGACCTTTATTGTCCCCCTGGAGCGG GCCCGGGAGCTGGAGATTGGGGTGCACTGGCGGGACTGGAGGCAGCTGTGTGGCGTGGCCTTCCTGCGGCTGGAGGACTTCCTGGACAACGCTTGTCACCAGCTCTCCCTGAGTCTGGTGCCCCAGGGGCTGCTCTTTGCCCAG GTGACCTTCTGTGACCCTGTCATTGAGAGGAGGCCCCGGCTGCAGAGGCAGAAACGCATTTTCTCTAAACGCAGAG GTCAGGACTTTTTGAGGGCTTCCCAGATGAATCTCAACATGGCAGCCTGGGGGCGCTTGGTCATGAACTTGCTGCCCCCCTGCAGCTCCCCAAGCACGATCAGCCCCCCCAGAGCGTGCCCCCAGACCCCAGCCACGCCCCGGGGAGCTGCCAACCCTGCCTCGCCCAG CTCTTCCGTCTGCCTGTGCCCTGCCAGGTGTCTGCTTTCTCCACATAGTGATTTCCCACCCAAGAAGAGCCCCTTGGAAGAAGAGGTGAGGCCCCCGCCCAAGCCCCCACGTCTCTACCTGCCCCGGGAGCCAACCCCCGAGGAGATACCG CGCACCAAACGGCCCCACATGGAGCCCAGGACTCGACTCGGGCCACCGCTTCCAGCCTCAGCCACCAG GAAACCCCCCCGCCTTCAGGACTTCCGTTGCTTGGCCGTGCTGGGCCGGGGACACTTCGGGAAG GTCCTCCTGGTCCAGTTCAAGGGGACGGGGAAATACTACGCCATCAAAGCGCTGAAGAAGCAGGAGGTGCTGAGCCGGGACGAGATGGAGAG CCTGTACTGCGAGAAACGCATCCTGGAGGCTGTGGGCCGCACAGGGCACCCCTTCCTGCTGTCCCTCCTCGCCTGCTTCCAGACCTCCAGCCACGCCTGCTTCGTGACAGAGTTTGCGCCCGGTGGTGACCTCATGATGCAGATCCACGAGGACGTCttccctgagccccaggcccG GTTCTACCTGGCCTGTGTGGTCCTTGGGTTACAGTTCTTACACGAGAAGAAAATCATTTACAG GGACCTTAAGTTGGACAACCTTCTGCTGGACGCCCAGGGTTTCCTGAAGATCGCGGACTTCGGGCTGTGTAAGGAAG GGATCGGCTTTGGGGACCGGACAAGCACCTTCTGCGGCACCCCGGAGTTCCTCGCCCCGGAAGTGCTGACCCAGGAGGCCTACACACGGGCTGTGGACTGGTGGGGGTTGGGTGTGCTGCTCTATGAGATGCTGGTGGGCGAG TGTCCATTCCCCGGGGACACTGAGGAGGAGGTATTTGACTGCATCGTCAATGCGGACGCCCCGTATCCCCGCTTTCTGTCGGTgcaagggcttgaactcattcaGAAG CTCCTCCAGAAGTGCCCGGAGCAGCGCCTCGGGGCGGGTGAGCGGGATGCTGAGGAGATCAAGACCCAGCCTTTCTTCAGG aCCACCGACTGGCAGGCCCTGCTCGCCCGCACCGTCCAGCCCCCCTTCCTGCCTACCCTCCGTGGCCCTACGGACCTGCGTTACTTCGAGGGCGAGTTTACCGGGCTGCCGCCGGCCCTGACCCCGCCTGACCCCCGTAGCCCCCTGACGGCCCGCCAGCAGGCTGCCTTCCGGGACTTCGACTTTGTGTCAGAGGGATTCCTGGGGCCCTGA
- the PKN3 gene encoding serine/threonine-protein kinase N3 isoform X6, whose translation MGGDRSGDRLGSPRVSVWPRSTSCKSGADQQPPEDEKEVIRRAIQKELKIKEGVENLRRVATDRRHLGHVQQLLRASNRRLEQLHGELRALHARILLPGPGLAAPATTGPQPPAEQPRARHLEALQRQLQVELKVKQGAENMTHTYASGTPKERKLLAAAQQMLRDSQLKVALLRMKISSLEASGSPEPGEALRSGAGQGRAGRGLGADRLLPGPELLAEELRHRLRIEAAVAEGAKNVVKLLGTRRTQDRKALAEAQAQLQESSQKLDLLRLALEQLLEGLPPAHPLRGRVARELRTAVSGKPQPSGVLVKPTAVTGTLEVRLLGCEQLLTAVPGRSPAAVLAGSPSQGWLRARAKQQRGGGELASEVLAVLKVDNRVVGQTGWGPVTKQSWDQTFIVPLERARELEIGVHWRDWRQLCGVAFLRLEDFLDNACHQLSLSLVPQGLLFAQVTFCDPVIERRPRLQRQKRIFSKRRGQDFLRASQMNLNMAAWGRLVMNLLPPCSSPSTISPPRACPQTPATPRGAANPASPSSSVCLCPARCLLSPHSDFPPKKSPLEEERTKRPHMEPRTRLGPPLPASATRKPPRLQDFRCLAVLGRGHFGKVLLVQFKGTGKYYAIKALKKQEVLSRDEMESLYCEKRILEAVGRTGHPFLLSLLACFQTSSHACFVTEFAPGGDLMMQIHEDVFPEPQARFYLACVVLGLQFLHEKKIIYRDLKLDNLLLDAQGFLKIADFGLCKEGIGFGDRTSTFCGTPEFLAPEVLTQEAYTRAVDWWGLGVLLYEMLVGECPFPGDTEEEVFDCIVNADAPYPRFLSVQGLELIQKLLQKCPEQRLGAGERDAEEIKTQPFFRTTDWQALLARTVQPPFLPTLRGPTDLRYFEGEFTGLPPALTPPDPRSPLTARQQAAFRDFDFVSEGFLGP comes from the exons ATGGGAGGGGACAGGAGCGGGGACAGGCTGGGTAGCCCTAGGGTTTCCGTCTGGCCCAGGAGTACTAGCTGTAAG TCTGGGGCCGACCAGCAGCCCCCAGAGGATGAGAAAGAGGTGATCCGCCGGGCCATCCAGAAGGAGCTGAAGATCAAGGAGGGTGTAGAGAACCTTCGGAGGGTGGCCACGGACCGCCGCCACTTGGGCCACGTACAGCAGCTGCTGCGGGCCTCCAACCGCCGCCTGGAGCAGCTGCACGGGGAGCTGAGGGCGCTGCACGCGCGCATCCTGCTGCCCGGGCCCGGCCTGGCCG CACCCGCCACCACGGGACCCCAGCCACCTGCAGAGCAGCCAAGGGCTCGGCACCTGGAGGCTCTACAGAGGCAGCTGCAGGTAGAGTTGAAGGTGAAGCAGGGGGCGGAGAACATGACGCACACATACGCCAGTGGCACGCCCAAG GAGAGGAAGCTCCTGGCAGCTGCCCAGCAGATGCTGCGGGACAGCCAGCTGAAGGTGGCCCTGCTGCGAATGAAGATTAGCAGCCTGGAAGCCAGTGGGTCCCCTGAACCAGGTGAGGCTTTGAGAAGCGGGGCCGGGCAGGGCCGGGCAGGGCGGGGCTTGGGGGCTGACCGCCTCCTCCCAGGTCCTGAGCTGCTGGCAGAGGAGCTAAGGCATCGACTACGCATTGAGGCCGCTGTGGCCGAGGGCGCCAAGAACGTGGTGAAGCTGCTGGGTACCCGGCGGACACAAGACCGGAAGGCGCTGGCTGAG GCTCAGGCCCAGCTCCAGGAGTCCTCCCAGAAACTGGATCTCCTGCGGCTGGCCTTGGAACAGCTGCTGGAGGGATTGCCTCCTGCCCACCCTCTGCGTGGCAGAGTGGCCCGGGAGCTGCGGACTGCTGTGTCTGGGAAGCCCCAGCCTTCAGGGGTGCTCGTGAAGCCCACCGCCGTGACAG GGACGCTGGAGGTCCGTCTCCTGGGCTGTGAGCAGCTGCTGACAGCCGTGCCCGGACGCTCCCCGGCGGCTGTGCTGGCCGGGAGCCCCTCGCAGGGCTGGCTTCGGGCCCGGGCCAAGCAGCAGCGTGGCGGAGGAGAGCTGGCCA GTGAGGTGCTGGCTGTGCTGAAGGTGGACAATCGTGTCGTGGGCCAGACCGGCTGGGGGCCAGTGACCAAGCAGTCCTGGGACCAGACCTTTATTGTCCCCCTGGAGCGG GCCCGGGAGCTGGAGATTGGGGTGCACTGGCGGGACTGGAGGCAGCTGTGTGGCGTGGCCTTCCTGCGGCTGGAGGACTTCCTGGACAACGCTTGTCACCAGCTCTCCCTGAGTCTGGTGCCCCAGGGGCTGCTCTTTGCCCAG GTGACCTTCTGTGACCCTGTCATTGAGAGGAGGCCCCGGCTGCAGAGGCAGAAACGCATTTTCTCTAAACGCAGAG GTCAGGACTTTTTGAGGGCTTCCCAGATGAATCTCAACATGGCAGCCTGGGGGCGCTTGGTCATGAACTTGCTGCCCCCCTGCAGCTCCCCAAGCACGATCAGCCCCCCCAGAGCGTGCCCCCAGACCCCAGCCACGCCCCGGGGAGCTGCCAACCCTGCCTCGCCCAG CTCTTCCGTCTGCCTGTGCCCTGCCAGGTGTCTGCTTTCTCCACATAGTGATTTCCCACCCAAGAAGAGCCCCTTGGAAGAAGAG CGCACCAAACGGCCCCACATGGAGCCCAGGACTCGACTCGGGCCACCGCTTCCAGCCTCAGCCACCAG GAAACCCCCCCGCCTTCAGGACTTCCGTTGCTTGGCCGTGCTGGGCCGGGGACACTTCGGGAAG GTCCTCCTGGTCCAGTTCAAGGGGACGGGGAAATACTACGCCATCAAAGCGCTGAAGAAGCAGGAGGTGCTGAGCCGGGACGAGATGGAGAG CCTGTACTGCGAGAAACGCATCCTGGAGGCTGTGGGCCGCACAGGGCACCCCTTCCTGCTGTCCCTCCTCGCCTGCTTCCAGACCTCCAGCCACGCCTGCTTCGTGACAGAGTTTGCGCCCGGTGGTGACCTCATGATGCAGATCCACGAGGACGTCttccctgagccccaggcccG GTTCTACCTGGCCTGTGTGGTCCTTGGGTTACAGTTCTTACACGAGAAGAAAATCATTTACAG GGACCTTAAGTTGGACAACCTTCTGCTGGACGCCCAGGGTTTCCTGAAGATCGCGGACTTCGGGCTGTGTAAGGAAG GGATCGGCTTTGGGGACCGGACAAGCACCTTCTGCGGCACCCCGGAGTTCCTCGCCCCGGAAGTGCTGACCCAGGAGGCCTACACACGGGCTGTGGACTGGTGGGGGTTGGGTGTGCTGCTCTATGAGATGCTGGTGGGCGAG TGTCCATTCCCCGGGGACACTGAGGAGGAGGTATTTGACTGCATCGTCAATGCGGACGCCCCGTATCCCCGCTTTCTGTCGGTgcaagggcttgaactcattcaGAAG CTCCTCCAGAAGTGCCCGGAGCAGCGCCTCGGGGCGGGTGAGCGGGATGCTGAGGAGATCAAGACCCAGCCTTTCTTCAGG aCCACCGACTGGCAGGCCCTGCTCGCCCGCACCGTCCAGCCCCCCTTCCTGCCTACCCTCCGTGGCCCTACGGACCTGCGTTACTTCGAGGGCGAGTTTACCGGGCTGCCGCCGGCCCTGACCCCGCCTGACCCCCGTAGCCCCCTGACGGCCCGCCAGCAGGCTGCCTTCCGGGACTTCGACTTTGTGTCAGAGGGATTCCTGGGGCCCTGA